DNA sequence from the Ovis canadensis isolate MfBH-ARS-UI-01 breed Bighorn chromosome 2, ARS-UI_OviCan_v2, whole genome shotgun sequence genome:
GaaaactaatatcccacatgaaGACTGAGAGCCACAGCCGAGTTCACACACTCTGGGGTGCCACCACCAAGACCCGATACAGCCAATATATaatcaatcaacaaatattttaaaaaataagagaaaacctGATCATCATAACCATTTGAAGATTCCTCCTGCCTAAGGGGAAATCACAGCTCCGCAATCTAGTCCCCGTCCCCCTTCCCCAACACTGCATTCCAGTGAGACCAAACTCCCATTCCTGAAGGATTTGCCTACTCCCTCAACTCTGTGCCTCCGCACACACTGCTCCTGTCTGTGGAGCAACCCCCTCTTCTGGCTTGAAGCTCCATTTATTCTTCACAGCTTAATGTGCATGCCACCTCTTCTGTGACAGAGGGCACTTTCTGTACTTGGTTGAAACCTCAGTAGTGGCACAGCTCACAACCTGACCCATGTGCCAACTGTTTGCAGCCTGTCTCCCAGGGCAGGGTCCATGTCTGATTCCCTTCTTTGTCCTGAGTCTAGCATGGAGCCTGCCACTCAGTGTGGGCAGGGAAACGCTTAATTGTGATCACTGGTAACATGCCCGAGTACTCTATGACAAGTTTTTCAAACACCTGAGGTCATCTGATGCTTGAAACATCTTACAGATAAACAGGCTCTGTAAAGTTATGTAATACGACCAAGATCACATACTTAGAAAATGGTGAAGTCTGTGTGAGTCTGGCCCTCGCTCTCAACCCCCAGGCTCATCCTGCCTCTCACAGAGAATCATTCTGATGGACGTAGGCCTCACCCACCTTACCTTGGCACTATACTGGTTGAGCTCTCCACCTTCGTGGCCTGCGATGATGCACTCTCCCAGAGGTCCCCAGACGGCACTGGTGATCTTGGAGTCGTTGCAAGGGATCCTCATGTAGGGCTCATTGCTGTCTGTGTAGGGCAGCACATGTCAggccctgggctctggagccGTGCCCCTCACCTCAGCCCCAGTCCTGTGCCCCAACCGTGGCGCACCGATCTGGCTTGGATCCCGCAGGTCAAAGAAGCTCACGAAGCACTGGTAGCCCATCTGCTTGTCTGTGGAGAACATGATGATGTTGCCCCCAAAATCAAAGCCACAGGTGCGGACTGCTGAATTGGTCTTGAGCAGGGCCAGCTGCTTCCCTGGGAACAGGCAGAGTCTCAGTTAGTCCCCGCCCCCTGCTGATGCCGGGAGGATGTTCTAACCCCCGCCTACCATTACAATGCACTGTTCCTCCTGCACTGGTGACTCTAGCCCCCCCGCCCGTCTTCTTCCCTCGCTGCTGTGGTTTGGGTCAGGTCTTTTAACTTCTCCACAGTCCCTCCTCAGACATCCCGCCACTGTGGCACTCACAACGGACATTGTATCTGTCTCCACCTCTGGAGAATGTGCTTCTCCATAGCAAAGACCTGCTCTAACTTCTCTGCATGTCACCAGTGCCCAGCAAAGACCTGGGAGAGATCTGGGTACCcagaaaatatttcctaaatggAGCCGTTCAATAGGCTCCCCTGTCTTCTGTCTGTTCCTGCAATGTTCCCCACTGCTACCTGGGCTTGCCAAAGCTAAACATGCttggggacttccccagcagtggttaagactctgccttccaatgcagggggtgtgggttcaatccctggtcagggaactaagatcccagttgccacagggtgtggccaaaaattaaaaaaaaaaaaaaaaagaactgaacagGCTCTTCCCTGCTCAGGACCCTCCCCAGCATGAAGTCCTACAGAACAGTCATGTTCCTGAGCTCACATTCAAGGCCCGTCTGGCCCTAGCCTGCCTCAGCTTCTCCACTGCTGTGTTTCACCCCCGAGAAGCAGGAACTCCTGCCAGCTCAGATGACTTGGATGTGCCACTTGCTGTGCTTCCACTCCTGCATCTGCCACAGCGATCGCCTCACATGACACTTGCTTTGGGAAGCCTTCCCGGGCTGATCCCATCCGCATTTCAGCCTTCACGTGCCTCCCCCTCAGCTTTCATAGTGCACTGTGCTACCTCTAACAAGGCTTATATCTCACTGGAGTGCCTCttttcacctctgtctccttattttcttgtctctttttccCTAGACTGGGAACCATCTCTGGTTTTATCTCTATTTCCCCAGAACCTGTTGGCCTCAATAAGTATATTGTAGGTCCTCACTGTTTGCTGAAAAAGTGCAGGATCCAGGCTTACCTGTTTCACAGTCCCAGAGACGACAGCTGTTGTCAGCTGAGCCAGTGAGGACATGCTTGGTGTCCCCTGAAGAGGGTGTTAAGAAGCATAACAGAATTCACCCGAGTCCTTGTCCTCTTGGAAGTCCAAGTGAATCATCTCCCTATTCAGCACCAGAGAGCCTTCCTTCTCTCATCCTAACCTCCTCATTCAGAACTGGAACCTGTCCTAAATGTTCCCCGAACTAGTGAACAGACCAAGGAGTAGGAGGTAGGTAGCATCATTCTCCAGACCCCACCAGAGCATCTCAAACTCTCAGCTTCAGGTCAGCAGCTTCTCCATTGCTGGCAGACCCTGGGAGCACAGACTCAGAACAAAGATAAGGATACAGTCAGCGTCCACACACCACACAGCTCCGGTATGGCCCATGTAGGTGCCCAGTCTCTCACCATTCACAGAGTACCATACATTGACAATCTGGAGGATCAAGGACAATGCGACAGGATGATAGGCATTGTGGGCAGAGCCATGGCCTATTTTGCCCCAGAAGCTTCTAGCCAGGCCAGATTCGACCCTCCCCTGCTCATCTCTTGGGGAACAGCAGGTTGCCGGTAAAAAGACCAACTCCTGGATTCTCCTCCTGCTTGCGAAAAAGTCTCCATCATACCAGCCTTTCCCCAGACTCCTAAACCCTTTGAGGAATAAAAGGTCAAGCTGAGTATCAGCCTAGCAAAAGAGTAGTGTTTTGGTGTTCTGTCCAAACGGGAGCCGTTGGTAGGAGAGAAACCTGGGTTCCAGTCCCTGCTCTGCTACTATCTCACTGTATTATTGAAATGTGTGCTTTTcccctctgaacttcagttttcccACGTGTAAACTGGCCAGGACAATAACGCCTTTTTCAAAGAGTAGCTGTGAGACTCCAATAAAATAATGTCTAAGGAATTTAAAATGTGTCTAACATTAATATGGTACTCACAAACACTCTTTATTCAAGTAAGCTCTTTATTtgaataatctcatttaattctaaaGACAACCCCAAGAGGGAGGTACTATTACTACCCATATTTTGTAAAAAGGGGCTCTTAAAGTTTATAATGGTTAAATGGCATGTTCAAAGTCACACTGCTAGTGAATACAGGACTCAGGATTCAAATCAGGTGTGTCAGCCCCCACGTTTAGCCACTAGGGTTAACTTTCTCCATATGGAGGTGCCTCAAAATGCAGTACTCAAAGGGGCTGTTTGCAGTGAGTGAGTGGCAGGAAGAGGGATGACTGAAATGATACCAAGGACACCTTCTTTAAGGTCTTTATCCTCGCCGCCCCAGGATCAACTTCCCCCTTCTCCAGGTGGTCTGTTCCCCTATCCTTGTAGAATAGTTTTGTTCTTCCCCGGAATGAGCTCCTCTCCGCCCCATGAGCAAGATGACCCACGTCCCCGTCCCCTTTCCACAAGGTACCCTTGCTTTTCTTCTCCCTGGCTACTCCCTCCTATCAACAATGGAGTCCTTTCCCACATCTATCGGTGTAATGCTCTTGCCCTCCAAACCCCGGGCTGATCTCTCCCTACTTCTCAGAACGGGGCACTCCTCGGTTTTTCTCGCAGCAAAACTAGCTTGTCCACCCTTCGCCCCGGGAGAATGAACTCGCCCGCTCCCGGGCCCCCTCCGCAAGGTCCCGGCGGGCCCGCCCTTCGGCCGACGCTCACAGGGTCCTTCGCCACCGTGAAAAGGAGGTCTCCCTCGCGGTTGTACTTGATCTGAGTAATGGACCGCTCATGGCCCTGCAGCAGGATCGGCTTCTGTGGGGACAGGACGGCAGTGTCAGCGCCCAGAATTGGCCCCTACCCCAGCACGGACCCCTACGGCAATACCTTTAACACAGGAGAACTCACCATCCCGGCGGTGACGCGAGGAAAGCGGCAACGTGAGTAGAACCGGAAGAGGCTTTGGCGCCACTTCCGGATTACGAGTCTCCGCCCCCTTTGTTCCCGGAAGTGGAGAGGATCGGCGTTGCCATGGCGGCGACCCTGGGTAAgcgggccccgcccctcccctcgcTTCCAGACTGCTATCCCAAGTTCATTTCTTACTCCCTCCTCCACCACCTAACCCCGACCCTTGCTACAACCCCG
Encoded proteins:
- the EIF3I gene encoding eukaryotic translation initiation factor 3 subunit I, which translates into the protein MKPILLQGHERSITQIKYNREGDLLFTVAKDPIVNVWYSVNGERLGTYMGHTGAVWCVDADWDTKHVLTGSADNSCRLWDCETGKQLALLKTNSAVRTCGFDFGGNIIMFSTDKQMGYQCFVSFFDLRDPSQIDSNEPYMRIPCNDSKITSAVWGPLGECIIAGHEGGELNQYSAKSGEVLVNVKEHSRQINDIQLSRDMTMFVTASKDNTAKLFDSTTLEHQKTFRTERPVNSAALSPNYDHVVLGGGQEAMDVTTTSTRIGKFEARFFHLAFEEEFGRVKGHFGPINSVAFHPDGKSYSSGGEDGYVRIHYFDPQYFEFEFEA